In Halosegnis marinus, one genomic interval encodes:
- a CDS encoding biotin--[acetyl-CoA-carboxylase] ligase, translating to MQETRRRVLAALADGPVAGPALADDLGVSRAAVWNHVEALRAEGFGVEDTGDGYELVAVPEYGGAAVAHALGADYDVAFHDELPSTNARARDLAAEGATDTLVVAARQTGGRGRLDREWASPEGGIYASLLVRPDVPATHAPAYTLAAAVAVADAARSAGVDAGIKWPNDVLVPTDDGARKLCGVLTEMEGEADRVSWLVVGIGVNANVAREDLPETATSVLAETGPVERRALLAEVVDRFADLTADLDAVLPAWRDRALTLGREVRVETPGGTVEGTATDVEFPGTLVVETADGPVRVTAGDCEHLRPR from the coding sequence ATGCAGGAGACACGCCGCCGCGTCCTCGCGGCGCTCGCCGACGGCCCCGTCGCGGGTCCCGCGCTCGCCGACGACCTCGGGGTGTCGCGCGCGGCCGTCTGGAACCACGTCGAGGCGCTGCGCGCGGAGGGGTTCGGCGTCGAGGACACCGGCGACGGCTACGAACTCGTCGCCGTCCCCGAGTACGGCGGCGCGGCCGTCGCCCACGCACTCGGCGCCGACTACGACGTGGCGTTCCACGACGAACTCCCCTCGACGAACGCCCGGGCGCGCGACCTCGCCGCCGAGGGCGCGACGGACACCCTCGTCGTCGCCGCGCGACAGACCGGGGGCCGCGGCCGCCTCGACCGGGAGTGGGCCTCGCCCGAGGGTGGTATCTACGCCTCGCTGCTCGTCCGACCGGACGTGCCGGCGACCCACGCCCCCGCCTACACTCTGGCGGCGGCCGTCGCCGTCGCGGACGCCGCGCGGTCGGCCGGCGTCGACGCCGGCATCAAGTGGCCCAACGACGTGCTCGTCCCGACGGACGACGGCGCCCGGAAGCTGTGCGGCGTCCTCACCGAGATGGAGGGCGAGGCCGACCGCGTCTCGTGGCTCGTCGTCGGTATCGGCGTCAACGCGAACGTCGCCCGCGAGGACCTGCCCGAGACCGCGACGAGCGTGCTCGCCGAGACCGGTCCCGTCGAGCGGCGCGCGCTCCTCGCCGAGGTGGTGGACCGGTTCGCCGACCTGACCGCGGACCTCGACGCCGTCCTGCCGGCGTGGCGCGACCGGGCGCTGACGCTCGGACGGGAGGTGCGCGTCGAGACGCCCGGGGGGACCGTCGAGGGGACCGCGACGGACGTCGAGTTCCCCGGCACGCTGGTCGTAGAGACGGCCGACGGCCCCGTGCGGGTGACGGCGGGCGACTGCGAGCACCTCCGGCCCCGGTGA
- a CDS encoding acetyl-CoA carboxylase biotin carboxylase subunit: protein MFEKVLVANRGEIAVRVMRACEDLGIDTVAVYSEADKHGGHVRFADEAYNVGPARAADSYLDHDAVIEAARKAGADAIHPGYGFLAENAEFARAVEATEGVTWVGPSGDSMEALGEKTKARKLMREADVPIVPGTTDPVTEAEEVTDFGDEYGYPVAIKAEGGGGGRGMKVVRSADEAADQLESAKREGEAYFDNDSVYLERYLENPRHIEVQVLADEHGNVRHLGERDCSLQRRHQKVIEEGPSPALTDELRERIGEAARRGVAESDYVNAGTVEFLVEEDPERDPDELLGAGSDFYFLEVNTRIQVEHTVTEELTGIDIVKWQLRVADGEEIAFDQAEVELEGHAMEFRINAEDATDDFAPAQGGSLDVYDPPGGIGVRMDDALRQGDDLVTDYDSMIAKLVVHGEDRAECIARSKRALREYGIEGIVTIVPFHLAMLEDEAFVGGTHTTKYLDDEIDRSVFDEYQQRYGSETSAGDDDGETVIREFTIEVNGKRFEVDLEEEGVPQQPASRPAPAGGSGGSDSGSDDGGSAPAVSADGEVVAAEMQGTVIDIEVEVGDEVAAGDVLLVLEAMKMENDVVAEFGGTVAEIAVGEGDSVNQGDALVVLD from the coding sequence ATGTTCGAGAAGGTACTCGTCGCCAACCGCGGCGAGATCGCCGTGCGCGTGATGCGCGCCTGCGAGGACCTGGGAATCGACACCGTGGCCGTCTACAGCGAGGCCGACAAGCACGGGGGTCACGTCCGGTTCGCGGACGAGGCGTACAACGTCGGTCCCGCCCGGGCCGCCGACTCGTATCTCGACCACGACGCCGTCATCGAGGCCGCACGGAAGGCCGGCGCCGACGCCATCCACCCCGGCTACGGCTTCCTCGCGGAGAACGCCGAGTTCGCCCGCGCCGTCGAGGCGACCGAGGGCGTCACGTGGGTCGGCCCGAGCGGCGACTCGATGGAGGCACTCGGCGAGAAGACCAAGGCCCGGAAGCTGATGCGAGAGGCCGACGTGCCCATCGTCCCCGGCACGACCGACCCCGTCACGGAGGCCGAGGAGGTCACCGACTTCGGCGACGAGTACGGCTACCCCGTCGCCATCAAGGCGGAGGGCGGCGGCGGCGGCCGCGGCATGAAGGTCGTCCGCTCGGCCGACGAGGCCGCCGACCAGCTCGAATCCGCCAAGCGGGAGGGCGAGGCGTACTTCGACAACGACTCCGTCTACCTCGAACGCTACCTGGAGAACCCCCGTCACATCGAGGTGCAGGTGCTCGCGGACGAGCACGGCAACGTCCGCCACCTGGGGGAGCGGGACTGTTCGCTCCAGCGCCGACACCAGAAGGTCATCGAGGAGGGGCCGTCGCCCGCGCTCACCGACGAGCTTCGCGAGCGAATCGGCGAGGCCGCCCGCCGCGGCGTCGCCGAATCCGACTACGTGAACGCCGGCACCGTCGAGTTCCTCGTCGAGGAGGACCCCGAGCGCGACCCGGACGAACTGCTCGGCGCCGGGAGCGACTTCTACTTCCTCGAAGTGAACACGCGCATCCAGGTCGAACACACCGTCACGGAGGAGCTGACGGGCATCGACATCGTGAAGTGGCAGCTCCGGGTCGCCGACGGCGAGGAGATAGCCTTCGACCAGGCGGAAGTCGAACTGGAGGGCCACGCGATGGAGTTCCGCATCAACGCGGAGGACGCGACGGACGACTTCGCGCCCGCGCAGGGCGGCTCGCTCGACGTCTACGACCCGCCGGGCGGCATCGGCGTCCGCATGGACGACGCGCTCCGGCAGGGCGACGACCTCGTGACGGACTACGACTCGATGATCGCGAAGCTCGTCGTCCACGGCGAGGACCGCGCGGAGTGTATCGCCCGCTCGAAGCGCGCGCTCCGCGAGTACGGCATCGAGGGCATCGTCACCATCGTCCCGTTCCACCTCGCGATGCTGGAGGACGAGGCGTTCGTCGGCGGCACGCACACGACGAAGTACCTCGACGACGAGATCGACCGCTCGGTGTTCGACGAGTACCAGCAGCGCTACGGCTCCGAGACGAGCGCGGGCGACGACGACGGCGAGACCGTCATCCGCGAGTTCACCATCGAGGTGAACGGCAAGCGGTTCGAGGTCGACTTGGAGGAGGAGGGCGTCCCCCAGCAGCCGGCCTCGCGGCCCGCGCCCGCGGGCGGCTCCGGCGGGTCGGACTCCGGCTCCGACGACGGCGGGAGCGCCCCCGCCGTCTCCGCGGACGGCGAGGTCGTCGCCGCCGAGATGCAGGGGACGGTCATCGACATCGAGGTCGAGGTCGGCGACGAGGTGGCCGCCGGCGACGTGCTGCTCGTGCTGGAGGCGATGAAGATGGAGAACGACGTCGTCGCCGAGTTCGGCGGCACCGTCGCGGAGATAGCCGTCGGCGAGGGCGACTCCGTCAATCAGGGCGACGCGCTCGTCGTGCTGGACTGA
- a CDS encoding class I adenylate-forming enzyme family protein — MTLDIAAFGAAAEGGNVARLYDTTAEERGDAPALESHGEVVTHADFRAASAAFAGGLHDRGVEVGDALLLYLPNCPQYLVASVGCFRAGVAVSPVNPQYRARELAHQLTDTDASVVVTHAALREHLAGALAEVDADPVVVTVGDEVPEGDVPFDEVRGEPTTVEVEGDHVASLPYTSGTTGTPKGVRLTHDNLRAQLLTSIATRSDDLGPDGVNSLVWLPLYHITGFVHTALQPLVRGGTLYIRSAANWDAEAAMRLVDEESISEFVGVTAMYADMVAHDSFGDYDLTSLVQASEGGAKLTASVQERFEDTANVAVFEGYGLTETTGATHTQLGSTFGPSHGTVGQPFRHTDCRIVDGSGEEVGLGETGELLVRGPQVMAGYHGLPEATEEAFTEHGFFRTGDIARRDERGYFEIVDRKKHVIVTAGYNVYPSEVEDLLAEHEAVREAAVVGVPDERRNETVKAYVVPANGDADDPGVTAEAIKEFSLDRIAAYKHPREVEFIDELPRTASGKIQKYKLEGE, encoded by the coding sequence ATGACGCTCGATATCGCCGCGTTCGGCGCGGCAGCCGAGGGCGGCAACGTCGCCCGCCTGTACGACACGACCGCCGAAGAGCGCGGGGACGCGCCCGCGCTCGAATCCCACGGCGAGGTCGTCACCCACGCCGACTTCCGGGCCGCCAGCGCCGCCTTCGCCGGGGGGCTTCACGACCGCGGGGTCGAGGTCGGCGACGCCCTCCTGCTCTACCTCCCGAACTGTCCCCAGTACCTCGTCGCCTCGGTCGGCTGTTTCCGCGCCGGCGTCGCCGTCTCGCCGGTCAATCCCCAGTACCGCGCCCGGGAGCTGGCCCACCAGCTGACCGACACGGACGCGAGCGTCGTCGTCACCCACGCCGCCCTGCGCGAACACCTCGCCGGGGCGCTGGCGGAGGTGGACGCCGACCCCGTCGTCGTCACCGTCGGCGACGAGGTGCCCGAGGGCGACGTGCCGTTCGACGAGGTGCGCGGCGAACCGACCACGGTCGAGGTCGAGGGCGACCACGTCGCGTCGCTCCCGTACACGTCGGGGACCACGGGGACCCCGAAGGGGGTTCGACTGACCCACGACAACCTCCGGGCACAGCTGTTGACGTCCATCGCCACCCGGTCGGACGACCTCGGCCCGGACGGGGTGAACAGCCTCGTCTGGCTGCCGCTGTACCACATCACCGGGTTCGTCCACACCGCGCTCCAGCCGCTCGTCCGCGGGGGAACCCTCTACATCCGGAGCGCGGCGAACTGGGACGCGGAGGCCGCGATGCGGCTGGTGGACGAGGAGTCCATCTCGGAGTTCGTCGGCGTCACCGCGATGTACGCCGACATGGTCGCCCACGACTCGTTCGGCGACTACGACCTGACGAGCCTGGTCCAGGCCTCGGAAGGCGGGGCGAAGCTCACCGCCAGCGTGCAGGAGCGGTTCGAGGACACCGCGAACGTGGCCGTCTTCGAGGGGTACGGGCTGACGGAGACGACGGGCGCGACCCACACACAGTTGGGGTCGACGTTCGGGCCGAGCCACGGCACCGTCGGCCAGCCGTTCCGCCACACCGACTGCCGCATCGTGGACGGGTCGGGCGAGGAGGTCGGCCTCGGCGAGACGGGCGAACTGCTCGTGCGCGGCCCGCAGGTGATGGCCGGCTACCACGGCCTGCCGGAGGCCACGGAGGAGGCCTTCACCGAGCACGGCTTCTTCCGCACCGGCGACATCGCGCGGCGCGACGAACGCGGCTACTTCGAAATCGTGGACCGCAAGAAGCACGTCATCGTCACGGCGGGCTACAACGTCTACCCGAGCGAGGTGGAGGACCTGCTCGCGGAACACGAGGCCGTCCGCGAGGCCGCCGTCGTCGGCGTCCCCGACGAGCGGCGCAACGAGACGGTGAAGGCGTACGTCGTCCCGGCGAACGGCGACGCCGACGATCCCGGCGTCACCGCGGAGGCCATCAAGGAGTTCTCGCTCGACCGCATCGCGGCGTACAAACACCCCCGCGAGGTGGAGTTCATCGACGAGCTCCCCCGAACCGCGAGCGGGAAGATACAGAAGTACAAGCTCGAAGGCGAGTAG
- a CDS encoding SHOCT domain-containing protein, translated as MDRTNRRLSVVALAGLAVLVLVPVLGVGLFGSGGMMAGGTGGMMGGYMYDGGTGSLWWMAVLGVLSPLAFFAVLGAGGALVYRVVTDDGGEDPALAELRAAYARGDLSDEEFERRRERLEE; from the coding sequence ATGGACCGAACCAACCGTCGCCTGTCGGTCGTCGCGCTCGCCGGCCTCGCCGTGCTCGTCCTCGTCCCCGTGTTGGGGGTGGGGCTGTTCGGCTCCGGCGGCATGATGGCCGGAGGAACGGGCGGCATGATGGGCGGCTACATGTACGACGGCGGGACCGGGAGCCTGTGGTGGATGGCCGTCCTCGGCGTCCTCTCCCCGCTCGCCTTCTTCGCCGTCCTCGGGGCGGGCGGCGCGCTCGTGTACCGCGTCGTGACCGACGACGGGGGCGAGGACCCCGCGCTCGCGGAACTGCGCGCGGCGTACGCCCGCGGCGACCTCTCGGACGAGGAGTTCGAGCGCCGGCGCGAGCGCCTGGAGGAGTAG
- a CDS encoding alpha/beta hydrolase produces MRADEPHADVQTLLARVEAADVLPLAQYDADTARAVSAQMRSDAEGPDLGGVEDRTIPGPAGEVPVRVYRPEGEGPFPTVVFYHGGGWVIGDLDGYDLLCRHIAAESGCVVVSVHYRRAPEHPYPAAAEDAYAALEWVADNPDALDASGKVAVMGDSAGGNLAASVTLRSRDEDGPAIDYQALVYPSVSPSDEWESREQNGEGYYLNDTDMAWFAESYFGEGNDEDPYAFPLVADSHADLPPATVVTAGFDPIRDEGIAYAEALEAAGVAVEHHHYPDMIHAFFSMLAEPAELDAAHDAVGKVAADLRAALD; encoded by the coding sequence ATGCGCGCCGACGAACCACACGCCGACGTACAGACCCTCCTCGCGCGCGTCGAGGCCGCCGACGTGCTCCCGCTCGCGCAGTACGACGCCGACACCGCCCGCGCCGTCTCCGCGCAGATGCGGTCGGACGCCGAGGGGCCGGACCTCGGCGGCGTCGAGGACCGAACGATACCCGGCCCGGCCGGCGAGGTTCCTGTCCGGGTGTACCGCCCGGAGGGCGAGGGACCGTTCCCGACGGTCGTCTTCTACCACGGCGGCGGCTGGGTCATCGGCGACCTCGACGGCTACGACCTCCTGTGTCGCCATATCGCCGCCGAGAGCGGCTGTGTCGTCGTCTCGGTCCACTACCGCCGCGCGCCCGAACACCCGTACCCGGCGGCCGCCGAGGACGCCTACGCCGCCCTCGAATGGGTCGCCGACAACCCCGACGCGCTCGACGCTTCGGGAAAGGTGGCCGTGATGGGCGACAGCGCGGGCGGTAACCTCGCCGCCTCCGTCACCCTCCGGTCGCGCGACGAGGACGGCCCCGCCATCGATTACCAGGCGCTCGTCTATCCGTCGGTCAGCCCCTCCGACGAGTGGGAGTCGCGCGAACAGAACGGCGAGGGGTACTACCTCAACGACACGGACATGGCGTGGTTCGCGGAGTCGTACTTCGGCGAGGGGAACGACGAGGACCCGTACGCGTTCCCGCTCGTCGCGGACTCACACGCGGACCTCCCGCCCGCGACGGTCGTCACGGCCGGGTTCGACCCCATCCGCGACGAGGGTATCGCCTACGCCGAGGCGCTCGAGGCCGCGGGCGTCGCCGTCGAGCACCACCACTACCCGGACATGATACACGCGTTCTTCTCGATGCTCGCGGAACCGGCCGAACTGGACGCGGCACACGACGCCGTCGGGAAGGTGGCCGCCGACCTGCGCGCCGCGCTCGACTGA
- a CDS encoding GMC family oxidoreductase, producing MPTRTATYDYVVVGAGSAGCLLANRLSADPDTTVLLLEAGGPDESRNVRIPAAFSKLFKSEYDWDYSTAPQEHMGGRELYWPRGKTLGGSSAINAMIYIRGHPHDYDTWAERGNEGWGYDDVLPYFKRGEHADSDRLEEEYHGNTGELNVTDVRSPRPLSEAFVESAAAAGYRRNDDFNGARQAGVGPYHVTHEKGKRHSAAEAYLKPVLDRPNLTAHTGAHVTRVRFDGTAATGVEYSRDGKRLVADAAEEVVLSAGAVDTPQLLMLSGVGDADHLAEHDVEVVNDLPGVGKNLQDHLFSFALFEADTEDTLENAERLRNLAKYFLLKRGPLTSNVAEAGGFVRTDEDEPAPDVQFHFAPGYFFNHGLDEPEVDNGFSVGVTQLRPESRGEIRLSSGDPLADPVIDPNYFDADRDMEVHIEGVRAVRDIVEHGPLADLNAGEIKPGPDAQSDEELAEAIREGAETVYHPVGTCMMGDGDDAVVDDRLRVHGVENLRVVDASVMPTLTGGNTNAPTYAIAEKAAAMLRD from the coding sequence ATGCCTACACGAACGGCGACCTACGACTACGTCGTGGTCGGCGCGGGGTCGGCCGGCTGTCTGCTCGCGAACCGGCTCTCCGCGGACCCGGACACCACCGTCCTGCTGCTCGAGGCGGGCGGCCCCGACGAGAGCCGCAACGTCCGCATCCCGGCGGCGTTCTCGAAGCTGTTCAAGTCGGAGTACGACTGGGACTACTCGACCGCGCCCCAGGAACACATGGGCGGGCGGGAGCTCTACTGGCCGCGCGGCAAGACGCTCGGCGGGTCGTCGGCCATCAACGCGATGATATACATACGGGGGCACCCGCACGACTACGACACGTGGGCCGAGCGCGGCAACGAGGGATGGGGGTACGACGACGTGCTCCCGTACTTCAAGCGCGGCGAGCACGCCGACAGCGACCGCCTCGAGGAGGAATACCACGGGAACACGGGTGAACTCAACGTCACCGACGTGCGCTCGCCGCGGCCGCTCTCGGAGGCGTTCGTCGAGTCGGCCGCCGCCGCGGGCTACCGCCGCAACGACGACTTCAACGGCGCGCGACAGGCGGGCGTCGGCCCCTACCACGTCACCCACGAGAAGGGGAAGCGCCACAGCGCGGCCGAGGCGTACCTCAAGCCCGTGCTCGACCGGCCGAACCTTACCGCCCACACGGGGGCACACGTCACGCGCGTCCGGTTCGACGGGACCGCGGCCACGGGCGTCGAGTACAGCCGCGACGGGAAGCGCCTCGTCGCGGACGCGGCCGAGGAGGTCGTCCTCTCGGCGGGCGCGGTCGACACCCCCCAACTGCTCATGCTGTCGGGCGTCGGCGACGCGGACCACCTCGCCGAGCACGACGTCGAGGTCGTCAACGACCTCCCCGGCGTCGGAAAGAACCTTCAGGACCACCTGTTCTCGTTCGCGCTGTTCGAGGCCGACACGGAGGACACGCTGGAGAACGCCGAACGGCTCCGCAACCTCGCGAAGTACTTCCTGCTCAAGCGGGGCCCGCTCACCTCGAACGTCGCGGAGGCGGGCGGCTTCGTCAGGACGGACGAGGACGAGCCGGCCCCGGACGTGCAGTTCCACTTCGCCCCGGGCTACTTCTTCAACCACGGGCTGGACGAGCCCGAGGTCGACAACGGCTTCTCCGTCGGCGTCACCCAACTGCGCCCGGAGAGCCGCGGCGAGATACGGCTCTCGTCGGGCGACCCCCTCGCCGACCCCGTCATCGACCCGAACTACTTCGACGCCGACCGCGACATGGAGGTCCACATCGAGGGCGTCCGCGCCGTCCGCGACATCGTCGAACACGGCCCGCTCGCGGACCTCAACGCCGGCGAGATAAAGCCCGGTCCCGACGCGCAGAGCGACGAGGAACTGGCCGAAGCCATCCGCGAGGGCGCCGAAACCGTGTATCACCCGGTCGGCACCTGCATGATGGGCGACGGCGACGACGCGGTCGTGGACGACCGCCTGCGCGTCCACGGCGTCGAGAACCTCCGGGTCGTGGACGCGAGCGTGATGCCGACGCTCACGGGCGGGAACACGAACGCGCCGACGTACGCGATAGCGGAGAAGGCGGCGGCGATGCTGCGCGACTAG
- a CDS encoding acc operon protein, which yields MTLPDYVPDDADSEEAAAIVAAVSAHLDAEGEDEETPETWDGKRWAFAGRTEAVLGRTVRPTDGTPTDAWTAAGRADRL from the coding sequence GTGACGCTCCCCGACTACGTCCCCGACGACGCGGACTCCGAGGAGGCCGCGGCCATCGTCGCCGCGGTGTCGGCCCACCTCGACGCCGAGGGGGAAGACGAGGAGACACCCGAGACGTGGGACGGCAAGCGGTGGGCCTTCGCGGGCCGCACCGAGGCCGTCCTCGGGCGGACCGTCCGGCCGACGGACGGGACGCCGACCGACGCGTGGACCGCCGCGGGGCGGGCCGACCGGCTCTAG
- a CDS encoding acyl-CoA carboxylase subunit beta, whose product MTMDERKEELRERKAEARKGGGEERIARQHEKGKMTARERVEYFLDDGTFNEFDMLREHRSTNFDMDEQKVPGDGVVTGYGDVDGRTVFVFAHDFTVFGGSLGEVFAEKVCKVMDRALETGAPVIGLNDSAGARIQEGIDSLAGYADIFHRNQKASGVVPQISAIMGPCAGGAVYSPAITDFIFMVEETSHMMITGPDVIETVTGEEVTFEELGGAGVHTSESGVADFASIDEEAALDDIRRLLSYLPQNNVEDPPRVEPWDDPDRDADVSGVVPDQPQKPYDIVDVIEGTVDEGSFFEVAEAFARNLVTGFARLDGRPVGVVANQPRFNAGTLDIDSSQKGARFVRFCDAFNIPIVTLVDVPGFMPGKDQEHGGIIKHGAKLLYAFSEATVPLLTVITRKAYGGAYDVMASKHLEADVNYAWPTAEIAVMGPQGAVNVLYRDELADADDVEARRQQLIDEYRDAFANPYTAAERGFVDDVIEPEETRRRLIADLEMLGSKRTDGPDRKHGNIPL is encoded by the coding sequence ATGACTATGGACGAGCGGAAAGAGGAGCTCCGCGAGCGCAAGGCCGAGGCCCGCAAGGGCGGCGGCGAGGAGCGCATCGCGCGCCAACACGAGAAGGGGAAGATGACGGCGCGGGAACGCGTCGAGTACTTCCTCGACGACGGCACGTTCAACGAGTTCGACATGCTCCGCGAGCACCGCTCGACCAACTTCGACATGGACGAGCAGAAGGTGCCCGGCGACGGAGTCGTGACGGGGTACGGCGACGTGGACGGCCGCACCGTCTTCGTCTTCGCGCACGACTTCACCGTCTTCGGCGGCTCGCTCGGCGAGGTGTTCGCAGAGAAGGTGTGCAAGGTGATGGACCGCGCGCTGGAGACGGGCGCGCCCGTCATCGGGCTGAACGACTCCGCGGGCGCGCGCATCCAGGAGGGCATCGACTCGCTGGCCGGCTACGCCGACATCTTCCACCGGAACCAGAAGGCCTCGGGCGTCGTCCCGCAGATTTCCGCCATCATGGGACCGTGTGCCGGCGGTGCCGTCTACTCGCCCGCCATCACGGACTTCATCTTCATGGTGGAGGAGACGAGCCACATGATGATCACCGGCCCGGACGTCATCGAGACGGTCACGGGCGAGGAGGTCACGTTCGAGGAACTCGGGGGCGCGGGCGTCCACACCTCGGAGTCGGGGGTCGCGGACTTCGCCAGCATCGACGAGGAGGCTGCGCTCGACGACATCCGTCGCCTGCTGTCGTACCTCCCGCAGAACAACGTCGAGGACCCGCCGCGCGTCGAGCCGTGGGACGACCCGGACCGCGACGCCGACGTCTCGGGCGTGGTCCCGGACCAGCCCCAGAAGCCGTACGACATCGTGGACGTCATCGAGGGCACCGTGGACGAGGGGAGCTTCTTCGAGGTGGCCGAGGCGTTCGCGCGCAACCTCGTCACCGGCTTCGCGCGCCTCGACGGCCGCCCCGTGGGCGTCGTCGCGAACCAGCCGCGGTTCAACGCCGGCACGCTCGACATCGACTCCTCGCAGAAGGGCGCGCGGTTCGTCCGCTTCTGTGACGCGTTCAACATCCCCATCGTGACGCTCGTGGACGTGCCCGGCTTCATGCCCGGAAAGGACCAGGAACACGGCGGCATCATCAAACACGGCGCGAAGCTCCTGTACGCCTTCTCCGAGGCGACAGTGCCGCTCCTCACGGTCATCACACGGAAGGCGTACGGCGGGGCGTACGACGTGATGGCCTCGAAGCACCTGGAGGCGGACGTGAACTACGCGTGGCCCACGGCGGAGATCGCGGTGATGGGGCCGCAGGGCGCGGTGAACGTCCTCTACCGCGACGAACTCGCGGACGCCGACGACGTGGAGGCGCGGCGCCAACAGCTCATCGACGAGTACCGCGACGCGTTCGCGAACCCCTACACTGCGGCCGAACGCGGCTTCGTGGACGACGTCATCGAGCCCGAGGAGACGCGCCGCCGGCTCATCGCGGACCTCGAAATGCTCGGGTCGAAGCGCACGGACGGCCCGGACCGCAAACACGGCAACATCCCGCTGTGA
- a CDS encoding response regulator encodes MATDDIRVLLLDDDPDLVDLARTVVERDHEGMTVETETDPDAAVERIREGGYDCVVTDYKMGRMDGLDLLRAVRAEEPELPVVFFTGKGSEEIAAEAINLGVTDYIRKDTGLDQFRILGNRIATLVAGQRAMRDAAAADRRIRQVYERITVAFVALDEEFRFTYLNAAAERLLGHDAESLLGEPVFDAFPSGDGTAAADAVREAMAEQRETHTETRLDIGDHHAHVELHAYPSADGVSVFVEDVTETVHREEELEELRTELEITEQQFRTLRQKVSRPPSPFR; translated from the coding sequence ATGGCTACAGACGACATCCGGGTGTTGCTGCTCGACGACGACCCCGACCTCGTCGACCTCGCTCGGACGGTCGTCGAGCGGGACCACGAGGGAATGACGGTCGAGACGGAGACGGACCCCGACGCGGCGGTCGAGCGGATACGCGAGGGCGGGTACGACTGCGTCGTCACCGACTACAAGATGGGCCGGATGGACGGCCTCGACCTGCTTCGGGCCGTGCGCGCCGAGGAGCCGGAGCTCCCGGTCGTCTTCTTCACCGGGAAGGGGTCGGAGGAGATCGCCGCCGAGGCCATCAACCTCGGCGTCACCGACTACATCCGCAAGGACACCGGGCTCGACCAGTTCCGCATCCTCGGCAACCGCATCGCCACGCTCGTCGCGGGCCAGCGCGCGATGCGCGACGCCGCGGCCGCGGACCGCCGCATCCGACAGGTGTACGAGCGCATCACCGTCGCGTTCGTCGCGCTCGACGAGGAGTTCCGGTTCACCTACCTCAACGCCGCGGCCGAACGCCTGCTCGGCCACGACGCGGAGTCGCTGCTCGGCGAGCCGGTGTTCGACGCGTTCCCGAGCGGCGACGGGACGGCCGCGGCCGACGCCGTCCGCGAGGCGATGGCCGAGCAGCGGGAGACCCACACCGAGACCCGCCTCGACATCGGCGACCACCACGCCCACGTCGAACTGCACGCGTACCCCAGCGCCGACGGGGTGAGCGTCTTCGTCGAGGACGTCACGGAGACGGTCCACCGCGAGGAGGAGTTGGAGGAGCTCCGCACCGAGCTGGAGATAACCGAACAGCAGTTCCGGACGCTCCGCCAGAAGGTCTCCCGGCCGCCCAGCCCGTTCCGGTAA
- a CDS encoding NADPH:quinone reductase gives MRAVRYHEHGDESVLTVEETDRPDPGPDELLVRVAAAGVNPVDTYFREGAYPLPSLPWVPGSDVAGEVEAVGDAVEGFEPGDRVYATGLGREEPGTCAEYVAVPERLAAPLPDAVAADEAAALALVGTTAWQAFVHHGEVGPGDEVLVHGGNGGVGHIAVQLARAMGATVTATARPEYHDRLLELGADRAFDYGRDDLADAVAEAGAPDVILGTVANRTIETDAEAAAPGARIVAIGNTEPTVAVPMGPGKFKDLRFQAMSMFNTPDTSAVLADLAGLVARGDIDPVVARTYDLDGVAEAHADVLNDSVLGKLVVEP, from the coding sequence ATGCGAGCAGTCCGCTACCACGAACACGGCGACGAGAGCGTCCTGACCGTCGAGGAGACCGACCGCCCCGACCCCGGCCCGGACGAACTGCTGGTCCGCGTCGCGGCCGCGGGCGTCAACCCCGTGGACACCTACTTCCGGGAGGGGGCGTACCCGCTCCCGTCGCTCCCGTGGGTGCCCGGCTCCGACGTGGCCGGGGAGGTGGAGGCCGTCGGCGACGCGGTCGAGGGGTTCGAGCCCGGCGACCGCGTCTACGCCACCGGCCTCGGACGCGAGGAGCCGGGCACCTGCGCGGAGTACGTCGCCGTCCCCGAACGGCTGGCCGCGCCCCTGCCGGACGCCGTCGCCGCGGACGAGGCGGCCGCGCTCGCGCTCGTCGGGACGACCGCGTGGCAGGCGTTCGTCCACCACGGCGAGGTCGGTCCCGGCGACGAGGTGCTCGTCCACGGGGGCAACGGCGGCGTCGGCCACATCGCGGTCCAGCTCGCCCGCGCGATGGGCGCGACCGTGACGGCGACCGCCCGCCCCGAGTACCACGACCGACTGCTGGAACTGGGCGCGGACCGCGCGTTCGACTACGGGCGCGACGACCTCGCCGACGCCGTCGCCGAGGCGGGCGCGCCGGACGTGATACTCGGCACCGTGGCGAACCGCACGATAGAGACGGACGCCGAGGCGGCCGCGCCGGGCGCGCGTATCGTCGCCATCGGCAACACGGAGCCGACCGTCGCCGTCCCGATGGGGCCGGGGAAGTTCAAGGACCTCCGCTTCCAGGCGATGTCGATGTTCAACACGCCGGACACCTCGGCCGTGCTCGCGGACCTCGCGGGGCTGGTCGCGCGCGGCGACATCGACCCCGTCGTCGCCCGGACGTACGACCTCGACGGCGTCGCCGAGGCGCACGCCGACGTGCTGAACGACTCCGTCCTCGGAAAACTGGTCGTCGAGCCGTAG